From Patescibacteria group bacterium:
TTCTAATTCATTGCAAATACAAGGAATTTCAAGGCAGAAAGGGCATTTATAAGAATATCTTTTCCAGAGATTTTCCGGCAAATCAATGTGAAACCGATTTACAAAAGCAAAAAGCCATGCGAAAGAGACCATCATATTATTAAACGCTTCGGGAAGCCTATTTTTATTTTGTTCTTCCATATATGCGGTAAGAAAACGCTGATGGTTATAAAGCAGATCTTCGACAGAATAAAGGCGATCATCGGGTACCTGATAGATTGCTTCAATACGAAGAAGGATATCGTTCAAGGATAGATTTTCTTCATTTGTTCTCATGCATTCATAGTATCATATTTGTCAAATTGGCCTTTAAAAAGAAACCGCCCGTGCCAGCATAGCTGACACGGACCGGTCTCCCCTTTCTTTGGTTTGTTGCCACGCGACGCTACCCACCTTCCGGGCTGGTCAGGACCTCCTCAATGACCAGGATTGACCTCTCCAGATCAAGGCCATCCAAGATAGCCTCACATTCGTTCAGAATCAGCCTGGCGCCCTCCATCGCCGTTGTCTCTCCTGTCCTCTGAGTCTTAAGAGACTCGATCCGGGCACGAAGGGTTTCGATCTCTCCCTCGATTCCCTCGATCTCGTGATCAAGGCGGTCAACTTCGAGACGATGCCCCTCGATTTCTTCTCGCACCTTGTCGGACGCTTCCTTCAAGTCCTGGTACGGACCAGAGGCAAGAAATCTGTGCATCCACTCGAGACACGCCCGGGATTCGCCATCATTCGGCCTGCGCCCAAGCATCTGCGAGATGGTGCCAAAGGCACAAGATGTGAGAGAGTAGTGCCCGTCCACGCGACACAGATCCCGCTCCTTCACGCGAGCAACGGCATCACGCACACCCTCATTGGTCACTCGGCTCGGTGACCCAAGTATCTCGCCAAGGGCCCTCCGTGCGGCGCCCTTGACTTGGCCCTCGGTCAGCACAAGCCTACTCTTTGTAGTCATCCCGCGAATGATCTCGTAGAGCACGAGCCCATCCTGATCGCTGAAGCGCAAGAGTGCTTCCATTGCTGCGTCGTGTTCGGCTTCCTCGGAGTTGGGTGGTAGGACCTGTTCCTGTTCGGTGTGCTCAATCTCCTCAGTCTCATCAACCTCGAGGGCCTTGCCAGTCACGACTGCGTCGAGGCGGTTGAGCAGTTCGATGATCTGTGCCGGGCTCGGGCCATTGCTATCGGTGCTATAGACCCGGTAGGTGAAAGTGCCATGCATGGCCCGCCGGGGCATCTTGCACCTGATGAGGGCGTAATCCCGATCACCGGGATTGTCTACGCGCACTCCCCAGACACGATCCTCTTTCGGGCCACTTGTGGTGTCCACATCTGGTATCGAGATGGCCTTAAAGGGTCCGTGAAGGCCGGCTTCATCGAACTTCCCAGCTAGCCATCTCGGAAAACCAGGTGGCGACCACGACCCTGACGGGTGTCTGGCACTCCCGACGACCTCTACGCTCGTTGTTCCTACCATTGCTTCGAACTGTCTACGTTTTGCCAAAGCGGTTCACCTCTCCCTGAAAGCGTTGGTACGGCAACACACTTATACCACAAAAAGCCAAAATTGACCAGCATAATAGCTGATCTTATTGCTAGCGATTAATATGAAAATGCTAAAACCGAAAAAAGGTCAACAAAAATATTTTAATATTGAGGTTGTTCTTAAATCCGATTGATCTTTAAAACTGAATCTTGCAAAGAGGCTTCCACTTCTTGCCCGATTTCCAGATTTAAATTTTGGCGCAGGGTTTTCGTCATACCAATGAATTGATCAATTGAACCATCAATAATAATGGCAGATAATCCATTAATAATTGATTTACCCTTACAAACGCCGAGATTCTTTTGATTCTTTGGGCTTAGAGCACACAGAGGAGTGCTTTTGACATCTTTAAATTTTTTTAACGTCTCTTTCTTAAAACCACGAACGATTAGTTTCATAATTCTCCTTTGAATTTAAATATTTGTACAAAGAATAATAATATTTCACTACTTTACATAATAACAGAAATATTGTTTTACTTAGCCAATGGTTCAATAATAGTCATTTGATCAATAATATTTCATTTACTATATTTCTCTGGTATAAGCATATTATGGTTGTCTCGACGTTATCCTAAAGGAAGGACTGGTGGATACGATTGAAAAAGGTACCGACTAACCGTAATCCGAGGAGAGGCAAGCTGGAAGGAGAGGGAAAGACCAAGCGGCTGTACCATGCAGTCGGCAGAGGATTTGGGGAGGTGGTGATCGTAGAGCAGAAGAACACGATCACCAAGCACAACGACCCCTCCCAGACCGAGGAGTTCGAGTCTAAGGGCCGCTGTTCCACGACATTCGCCTCGCGGGTTTTCGAGCTGCTCACCGCGGCCGGAATCCCCAATGCCTTCATTCGCCAGACGGGCGACAACGAGTTTCTCATGCACAGATGCAAGATGCTGGGACTCGAGGTCGTCATCCGCCGTCTCGCGATGGGCAGCTACTTTGACCGCAACCCCCACATGAGGCCCAAGGCTGGTGATCCGGCTCCGCGCCTCCACCGGCTGGTCATCGAGATGATGCTGAAGACCACGGAAGGGATCGTTCCGCTCTTGAACGGAAGCACGCACGACACCGGCATCCGCGATCCCAAGCGGCAAGATCCGCTCATTGTGGATCCATCGGCCGAGATCTGGAAGCTCGCACACCCGCATCTCCCGCTCTGGGACACCGAGTCCTACATCGGCGAGATCGAGGCCAATCGCGTGATGGATCCTGTCCATCTCGAACAGATCGAACGGCTGGCGCGCCTCATCTTCCTTCTCCTGGAGTCAGCACTCACCAATGTGGGTAGCCGACTGGCGGACCTCAAACTCGAGTTCGGCTTCCTGCCAGACGGAACACTGGTGGTCGCCGACGTGATCGACCCGGATTCGCTCCGGCAAGCCGTGTGGAACAACGATCTGGACGCGTGGATAGACTTGAGCAAGCAGAGCTTCCGGGACGGCATAGGCCTTGAGGAAGTCGAGCGCAAGTACCTGAACGCGGCCATGCTCGCGGAGAGGATCCGTGTTCCTCGCCAAGCGCTCATCACGTGGATAGGATCGCCCAAGGACACCCACCCGCCGGTGGACAGTAAGCTACTGCTTCACACCGGCATCACCCATGAGAAGGTCATGATCTCGGGACACAAGCAGCCCGAGCACGTTCTTCCCGAACTCGAGCACCTCCTCGCCCAGTACCCCGATGGCGGCGTGATTATCGCCAAGGTGGGGATGTCCAACGGCTTGGGCCCGATCCTCGCCGCTCGCACCTCTCTGCCCGTGATCTCGGTCGTCGCCAACGCGGCCCCGGACGATCACGGGGTAGTACACCTGGAAGATGCGTGGAGTTCGCTTCGCATGCCCTCAGACGTGCCGAACCTCACGGTGCTAAGCGAGAAGAACGCCATCACCGCGGCGCTGAACATCCTTGCCCGGAAGGATCCGGTGCTGTACATGTTCCGGCAGTACGAGATCGAGAAGCTTGCGGCGGTGTAACCGCCAGCGAGCCCGTACAAAGTTCTTCCATCCCGGAAGACAATAGCAGCAAACGCTTCAGGCGGCCCGACTCGGGCCGCCTGAAATGCTACAGAATCAAAATTCTCATTAATTATCCGATGATATACCGACATAAAATACATTAAGAGAAGGAGGCCCGCGCAGTACAGTCGGGCCTCGTTGCTCGGCGGATTACCGCCATCGGTCACCTTCTTCTCTCCTTGTGATTCTTTAGCGCCCAACGAATGAGAAACTATTAAAAATTAGACGAAATATTTCCAGCAGAATCAACAATACTAAGTTTATTGTTTGGCATATGCAAAAGTATTTCAGCATGACTGCAAAAATTGAAATAGAGAATATATTTGAAAACGATAATTTACTTGCGATATTTTTTCAGCAATCTATCGCTTACCGGAACAATTATCATCAGCCCGGCTAATAGTCCCAGGACCAGCCACTTATTTTCGGAGACAGGATTTTGCGGCCCGGTTTCCGGCAAAGCTGTTATCGTAGTAGTTGTAGCGGGTGTAGCAGGATTGTTAACAACAATTCTAACTGTTGACGAAAGATAAGTGTCCTCGCCTTCAGCCTTTGCCTTGTCGAGATCAAATACCCCCGCAATCCTTTCTGCATCTGGACCAACAACATAAAATGTGCCAGTTATTACTGTCTGATCGGGAACGTCAGATTTTATTCTAGCCGAGATTGACCCAATCTCGGCGTCCATCGTGGTGTCCAGACCATTACTCAAAATAATTGCTTCGGGCGAAGAATATTCGAAAGCATTAGTGTCAAGGTCCAAATCTCCCATTCCAGAGCCGAAAATATCAAGATTCTCAAGATATTCCGCGTTTGTGAAAGAAACGCCAAAAATCGGGTTTATGCTAGTGTTACCCTCGACCCGAGTGAGTCCGAGAAAGGTCAAATTATCACCAGGACTTGCTGTCAACGTTTCGCCAAGGCCACCGGCCATTTCCGGATTGGCCGAATAGTCGGAGTAGTTATACAAATCATCATTTGTCGCCTCAAGAAAACAATTCTCTATCTTGCACACCAATGCGGCCATATAGAGAGAATTCCCCTCTCCTAAGTCGTAGTATGTTTCCGGAGTAGCGCCAGCAATCGTGGGAAATAATGAACTTATAGCCATAGCGATCATCGTAGTCCAGACTAGACAAAATTTTTTCATATCCCTCCCTTATTTATAAATACATTATATCAAATCAGGCTATTGACAGATATAAAGTCTCAAAGATATTTCACGGTTTTTTTTGTTATCACCGACGCCGTTGTCTGAGCTTTAGACATCTTGATGTCTCTGATATAGAATTCGGCCGACGTTAGTTTTTTGTAGTCGGTTATTTTTTCAATGAACTCAATTCCGTTTAAATGATCATATTCATGCTGGATAACCCGTGCAAGAATGCCGTCGCAGCTAAGCTGAAACTTTTTTCCGTTTTGACCGGTCGCTTCAATTGTGATTTCTTTCGGCCTTTTCACCGGTCCGAAGATCTGGGCATTTGCGAAACTGCCACATCCTTCGTAGGCGATTGATTCTTCGAGAGAACTTTTGATAATTTTCGGGTTAATGTAGATTCTTAATTCATCAGATTGATCAGCTGTTCTGAACTTTGTCTCTCGCGGTTCTGTAACAAAAATTTTGAAATTTTCACCAATTTGAGGAGCAGACAGCCCGACGAGAAGCTCTTTACTCCTCAAGCTATCGATCAGATCATCAATCACTTGCTTGGTTTTTGGGTCCCCAAAATCAGTCACAGCTTTATTCTCAGCCTTCAGCCTTGGATCGCCAACTTGTATTGTTTCGCGAACGGCCATAATTATTCCTCAATATTTTCAAACCTTCCATCCTCATATGGCGGCAGACAAATTTCATATGCTGTCAGCGCCGAATCAGGCGCCGCTTCCCATTGCATCGTATCATCAATTCCAATTGAAAAATATTCCGGTTCCTCATCTTCCTTCTCTACATCATAGATTTTTTGGCTCCCATCAGGTTTTGTAACGGTCAATTTGCCTTTGCCGGCAAGATAACCTTCAATTGTTGATTCTCCTTTGAGGACTCGCTGCAATGGTGTTTTCATACCTGGCTGAACGCGGATAACACCGAGGTCCTTATCAGGATCGTCATCGAAAGTGTAGACATCACACTCGACCCCATCGATGACTTGCATAGTCTCGATGAACGAGACCGGTTGCCAGTCATGTTCGTGCCTAAATGCACCAATCTTGTCATGATTTACTTCGGCATATTCGCTTGGGGTTGTGCTGCCTTGTTCGTTCATCGCATGCTCCAGTGAAATTGATATTTACTAATATTACCAGAAAGGCTGAAATTCTCAGCCTTTAGCTCCGTTGGTATCTTCTCAAATTCTATGGATTATGCAAAATTATAACCCAATTTTAACCAGAACAACACCAAAAATTAGGATTAAGCTGCCAATAATTGTTTCAAGTTTTGGCTTATCTTTGAAAAAAATAAAGCTGAAGAGCAGAGCAAAGAAAACCTGCGATCGAAAAAGCGCTGTGACAATTCCTACGTTTCCACCGCCTATCGATACAAATCCCAAAATATTGCCCATTGCGAATAACACTCCCAGGGCAAGTAATACCCATATATTCATTGAGATCTGAGATATTACTGCGCTTCTTCTGGCAAATAAATAAGGCAACAACCCAATGATTATTACCATATTTTCTATGAATAATGTAAAAATGACGTTTTTCGGAAATGTTCCTAGAATTGCAATTTTGTCGAAGACTGAAACAAATCCAAGCGCGATAACTGAAATAAGCATTAAGAAGGCATATTTGTTTTTTACTAGAATTTTGAATGGTTCAAGTAATCCCTCTTTTGCAGTACTGACATTTATTGTATAAATTCCGACAAGCGAAACCATGCTTCCCGCCAGAGAAATCAGGGAAGGTCTTTCTGAAAGCGGCGGCAAGAATGCCAGTGTCATGGTGACAATCGGACTCAAAATAATTATTGGATATATTTGAGATATGGGAGCATCTTTGATCGCTCTAAATTGAGTAATTCTCGATAGTGTATAGAAAATGGTTGAACATAGTACGCCAACAATAAATAGGACGCTGAGATTTGGAATCCCATCTTTGAGAGCAAAATAAGACATTAGGGTAGTCGAGATCACAATCATCGTCCAGAACAGAATGACTGGGTCGACTTTATTTAAAATTCTTTTGTTTAGAACAACAAGAATTCCAGATACGAAAGCGGCAGATAGAGCAATATAAAACCACATACTTTATTCCAATCAGTTTTGCAGTTCAGTTTTATTTAATGTGTAATTGGCGGTGGGAGAGGGATTCGAACCCTCGAGACCCTTGCGAGCCTACACGCTTTCCAAGCGTGCGCACTAGACCAACTATGCGATCCCACCAACGGACAAATTCTACCATATTTGAAGCTAAAAAAGAAGTCCCGACAGCCTAGAAGGCTCCCGGGAGATTCCTCGAAACCTGGATCTTCAGTCAGCGTCCGCGGCGAGCCGCACCTTGGTCCCTCCAACCGCTCCCACTATGGGCCTTCGGAGTAACGCCCCTTGCAGGTTTGTTCCTCCCGTTGGGCTTCGTGCTCTTGGTCTTAACCTTACCCAAGCTAGACACCTCCCTGTAATCTACAGCCGAGATGGAAATAATATAGCTGATCAGATTCAATTGGTCAAATGAAAGGAACAGCTCCGGCGAATGCCGGAGCTTACGACTTGCGTCCCAACTCAAATGAAGATGAAAGGAAGAGGGCTGCCGCAGAGAGTTTATAGCCGTGCCAAGGCATCTCTCTGCAGCTTGGTGCAATTCGGTGCTGCAGCCGTTGTTGCGATCATTGCTTCAATATAGGAGTATACTCACGCAGACCACCGACGGCCAGGCGCTATGGCCCGGCTTGTCACACCATGGGCTACCACCTCCTTACGGGAGGAGAAAAACGGCGACGCAGTGCCGCTTCTCCAATATTAATATAACACTGCAATATGCAGTGTCAAATAGCCTAAAATGGTGTATCCTGGGCGCGCGGCTGGGCGCGCCCAGGACCGGATGGTAATGTGCGGCAAAGCCGCGAATCCCCCGGGATGGATTGGATAGGGGGTGGTTGCTTGACTTTGGCCGACTCTGGCCTTAAGTCCAGCGGGTATGTAAGATAAATGTTAGCACGAGAAAAAATATTGTCAATAAAATATACCATCACGAAGATGGTATATTTTTTAACCACAAAAAATTTATTTTTAGCGATCGATAATTTCCGAAAGCATAAGCCGCTTCTCAACCGAAGCAATGATTCGCCGTGTAGGCACGATCATATCCGGTGAGACCGAGACAGAAGTTGTGCCAGCCTTCACCATCATTTCGGTGATTTCCGGATATACACTAGGAGCTTGGCCACAGATCGAGCAAGTGACATTTCGCGCACGGCAAGTTTTTATGACGTATTGGATCGAAGACACAACCGCTTCATTTCTTTCGTCAAATAACGCAGCCAGATCCTGATTGTCGCGGTCTGCTCCCAAGGTTAGCTGGGTCAGATCATTCGAACCAATGGATATGCCGTCAATCCCAAGATCGAGAAATTTATCAAGCAAAATTACATTGGAAGGAATTTCACACATCATCCAAAGCTTAAAATCCGGTGATTGGATTAGGCCATTATCTTCCACGAGCTTTTTAACTTTTTTCATTTCGTCAACGGTACGAACAAACGGAATCATGAGCCACAAATTTTTGAGATCATATTCATCCCGAACCCTCTTGATCGCATCTAGTTCCAATTTGAAAAGATCAGGCTCTTTGATATAGCGGGAAGCGCCACGATAGCCAATCATCGGATTGTTCTCTGCCGGCTCATATTTTTCACCGCCCTTTAAACCTTTATATTCATTTGTTTTAAAATCTGTCGCGCGGTAAACTACCGGACGAGGAGCAAATGCCTGGGCAATGGTTCGCATACCTTCTACGAGCTTGTCTGTGTATTCTTTCCCTCTTCCCGCCTCAAACATTGCTCTCGGGTGTTCACCAATTTCGGCTATCATGAATTCCGCGCGCAAAAGACCAACTCCATCAACCGGTTCTGCCGCTATTTTTTCTGCAAGATGCGGCTCGGCTAAATTGACATAAACTTTTGTGCCGGTAACCGGAACTTCCTCAGAAACAAGTTTGCCAGCAGGAGTCCCTGGAGCCGTTGCGACATCTTCAGGGGCCGACTGGCTTTTGATTTTGCCTTTATAGACCAAGCCCTTGCCGCCATCGACAGTGATCATTTGCCCAGTTTTAAGAACATGAGTAGCGGTGCCGGTGCCAACAACGCAAGGAATGCCCAATTCACGCGAGACAATAGCTGCATGGCAAGTTCGTCCTCCGGTATCGGTAACGATAGCTTTGGCACGGCGCATCGCCGGCACAAAATCAGGAGTTGTTTGCTCAGTGACAAGCACATCGCCAGAAACGACCTTGTCTATTTCGTCAGGTTTATGAATAAGTTTGACCGGTCCAAATGCTGTGCCTAGAGACGCTGCAGCACCCTTTAAGAGTACTTCCGCTTTCCCGGCATCAATATCCCCTTGTTCTTGTGTCCCCGGCTGCTCTAATTTCTCATCTCGATTTTCGATTTTCCGCTTACCCAAAGTCGTGATCGGCCTTGACTGCACCATATAAATCTTTCCCCTTTCAATAGCAAATTCCGTATCCTGCGGTTTACCATAATGTTTTTCGATAAGCAAGCCGATTTTCGCCAGCGCAATAATTTGATCATCGGTAAGTTTTTGTTTTTTGCGCAACTCTGCTGGAACATTTACATGCTTTTCGCCCTCTCTTCCGGATTTGACAATTTTCCAGGGTTGTTCATTAATTTCTTTTTCAAGAATTTCAAAAGGATCTTTCGATATCACGTATCTGTCTGGAGTGACAGAACCGGAGACTAAGGCCTCGCCGTAGCCGTAACCGGCTTCGATAGAAAGTTTGTTCAGATCTTCAGAAACAGGGTCGACGGTAAACATTATTCCCGAAAACTCAGAATCAACCATAACTTGCACAGGAACCGCTAAGCCAACCTTCATATGATCAAATTTATTGATAATGCGATAATAAATCGCCCTTGCCTCGAAGAGCGAGGCAAAGCACTTTTGAACCGCTTCTACCACTTCGTTACCTCCGGTGATATTCAAAAAAGTGGCTTGCTGACCGGCAAATGAAGCATCAGGCAAATCTTCCGCAGTTGCGGACGACCTTACTGCAACAGAAAATCCACCCAGCTCCCTGTAGTGTTCTTTGATTTCCTTGATAAGATCGGCCGGCATTTTTGCGGCGATAATTGCCGATTTAATTTTTTTTGCAACATTATTAAGCTCGCGGCTTTTTTCTGGATCGAGACCTTTCAGAGAACTGATGATTTTTGAGCGAAGGTTTGTTTTCTCGAGAAAATAAAAATAGGCGTTAGCGGTGACGATAAATCCATTTGGTACTGGAATTTTAGCGTTATATAGCTCACCAAGGTTTGCGCCCTTGCCACCAACCCGTGGAATATCTTCCTTGTGCGCTTCAGAGAACCACAATATAAGCTTTGGGTTTTTCTTTTTCTTAAGCATGCCCCTCCTACCCGCTCCGCGGGGAAATCTAATCACTAAATCCTAAACTCTAAATATGTTTTGAAATTGATTTTTGTATTTCGAATTTGTTAAAAATTTAGGATTTAGGTTTTTGAATTTAACAATGTAATTGTACCACAAATATCAAGGGTCAATCACTACTTACAAGCTCATTAAAAACCTTCTTTGCAAGATCGAAGTCATAACCTTTTCTGTATAGGCTTCCCAAAATTTTTTGATAGAGCCTTCCACGATCAGTATCTTTGTTCCTGTCAAGAATCTTCTGACCGATTTCGAGCGCATTTTTATATTCGAGATCTGAATCAATATTTGATAATACATCTTCTATTAACCCGCTTGATATATGTGCCTTTATCAGGCGAACTTTAATTTTTTGCTTCCCCTCGCCAGATAATGATTTGGAACGAACCATATTTTTTGCAAATTTCTCATCATCAAGAAATTTTTTCTGGATCAAAAATTGGATTGTTTCTTCTATTTCATTCTCGGGAAATTCTTTCAATTTGAGTTTGTTTCGAACTTCAAAAATGCTTCTGTCTCGAAGCTCGAGTAAATATAGCGCATAATTAAGCGGGCTATCTATTTTTTTCATTACTTAATCAGGTAGATTTTTCACTCGACCCAAAGGGTCCCCTTTCCTGAAGGAAAGCCCTAGGCTTGGGGTTCAGAATGACAATCTTTGCTACAGCGCCTCATTTCGCGCCTTGTCTTCGGCAACGGACTTATCTTTTATTTCTTCAGCAATCTTCGGGTTTTGCTTCAAAAATTCTCTGGCACCTTCCTTGCCTTGGCCAAGTTTCTCGTCGCCATATGAAAGCCAGGCACCGGCCTTATCTACAATTCCAAATTTGATTCCAAGATCAACAAGTTCTCCTTCATAATCGATGCCCTGATTGAACATAATGTCGAATTCCGCAGTTTTGAATGGGGGAGCAACTTTGTTTTTGACAACTTTAACAGCCACATGATTCCCAACCTGATCCTCGCCTCGTTTCAAAACTGCTTTGCGGCGAATATCTAAACGGACAGATGAATAAAACTTTAACGCATTTCCGCCAGTCGTCGTTTCAGGATTCCCAAACATCACACCGATTTTCATACGAATCTGGTTGATAAAGATTAATACTGTTTTTGATTTGGCAACAGCGCCAGTCAATTTGCGAAGTGCTTGTGACATCAGCCTAGCCTGAACGCCCATCATCGAATCACCCATCTCGCCTTCTATTTCCGCTCGCGGAACCAGGGCAGCAACAGAATCAACAACGATGACATCTAGAGCATTGGAACGGATAAGCGTCTCTGTTATCTCTAGCGCTTGTTCGCCGTTATCCGGCTGGGAAATAAGCAGATTTTCAAGGTCAACGCCAATTTTCTTGGCATATTCCGGGTCAAGCGCATGCTCGGCATCGATGAATGCCGCATTTCCACCGCGTTTTTGGGCCTGTGCCACAATTGACAAAGAAAGAGTCGTTTTACCGGACGATTCCGGACCATAGATTTCGATCACTCGGCCGCGTGGCACACCGCCAACACCGAGCGCAAGATCAAGTGCAAGTGAACCAGTCGGAATTGTTTCCACGTTTAGGCGAGCGCCATCGCGCATTGTCATTATTGCGCCCTTGCCAAATTGTTTTTCTATCGAAGACAACGCTGCCTCCAGCGCCATCGATTTGCCACTGCTTACGGATTTTTTATTTTCAATTTCCTCTTCGCCTTTTTTTCTCGCCATAATATCTCCCTGCTTAATTCAAATATTTTGTCTCAAATCTTAAATAATAATTGCTAATTTC
This genomic window contains:
- a CDS encoding phosphoribosylaminoimidazolesuccinocarboxamide synthase, translating into MKKVPTNRNPRRGKLEGEGKTKRLYHAVGRGFGEVVIVEQKNTITKHNDPSQTEEFESKGRCSTTFASRVFELLTAAGIPNAFIRQTGDNEFLMHRCKMLGLEVVIRRLAMGSYFDRNPHMRPKAGDPAPRLHRLVIEMMLKTTEGIVPLLNGSTHDTGIRDPKRQDPLIVDPSAEIWKLAHPHLPLWDTESYIGEIEANRVMDPVHLEQIERLARLIFLLLESALTNVGSRLADLKLEFGFLPDGTLVVADVIDPDSLRQAVWNNDLDAWIDLSKQSFRDGIGLEEVERKYLNAAMLAERIRVPRQALITWIGSPKDTHPPVDSKLLLHTGITHEKVMISGHKQPEHVLPELEHLLAQYPDGGVIIAKVGMSNGLGPILAARTSLPVISVVANAAPDDHGVVHLEDAWSSLRMPSDVPNLTVLSEKNAITAALNILARKDPVLYMFRQYEIEKLAAV
- the ppsA gene encoding phosphoenolpyruvate synthase, producing MLKKKKNPKLILWFSEAHKEDIPRVGGKGANLGELYNAKIPVPNGFIVTANAYFYFLEKTNLRSKIISSLKGLDPEKSRELNNVAKKIKSAIIAAKMPADLIKEIKEHYRELGGFSVAVRSSATAEDLPDASFAGQQATFLNITGGNEVVEAVQKCFASLFEARAIYYRIINKFDHMKVGLAVPVQVMVDSEFSGIMFTVDPVSEDLNKLSIEAGYGYGEALVSGSVTPDRYVISKDPFEILEKEINEQPWKIVKSGREGEKHVNVPAELRKKQKLTDDQIIALAKIGLLIEKHYGKPQDTEFAIERGKIYMVQSRPITTLGKRKIENRDEKLEQPGTQEQGDIDAGKAEVLLKGAAASLGTAFGPVKLIHKPDEIDKVVSGDVLVTEQTTPDFVPAMRRAKAIVTDTGGRTCHAAIVSRELGIPCVVGTGTATHVLKTGQMITVDGGKGLVYKGKIKSQSAPEDVATAPGTPAGKLVSEEVPVTGTKVYVNLAEPHLAEKIAAEPVDGVGLLRAEFMIAEIGEHPRAMFEAGRGKEYTDKLVEGMRTIAQAFAPRPVVYRATDFKTNEYKGLKGGEKYEPAENNPMIGYRGASRYIKEPDLFKLELDAIKRVRDEYDLKNLWLMIPFVRTVDEMKKVKKLVEDNGLIQSPDFKLWMMCEIPSNVILLDKFLDLGIDGISIGSNDLTQLTLGADRDNQDLAALFDERNEAVVSSIQYVIKTCRARNVTCSICGQAPSVYPEITEMMVKAGTTSVSVSPDMIVPTRRIIASVEKRLMLSEIIDR
- the recA gene encoding recombinase RecA — protein: MARKKGEEEIENKKSVSSGKSMALEAALSSIEKQFGKGAIMTMRDGARLNVETIPTGSLALDLALGVGGVPRGRVIEIYGPESSGKTTLSLSIVAQAQKRGGNAAFIDAEHALDPEYAKKIGVDLENLLISQPDNGEQALEITETLIRSNALDVIVVDSVAALVPRAEIEGEMGDSMMGVQARLMSQALRKLTGAVAKSKTVLIFINQIRMKIGVMFGNPETTTGGNALKFYSSVRLDIRRKAVLKRGEDQVGNHVAVKVVKNKVAPPFKTAEFDIMFNQGIDYEGELVDLGIKFGIVDKAGAWLSYGDEKLGQGKEGAREFLKQNPKIAEEIKDKSVAEDKARNEAL
- a CDS encoding EamA family transporter, yielding MWFYIALSAAFVSGILVVLNKRILNKVDPVILFWTMIVISTTLMSYFALKDGIPNLSVLFIVGVLCSTIFYTLSRITQFRAIKDAPISQIYPIIILSPIVTMTLAFLPPLSERPSLISLAGSMVSLVGIYTINVSTAKEGLLEPFKILVKNKYAFLMLISVIALGFVSVFDKIAILGTFPKNVIFTLFIENMVIIIGLLPYLFARRSAVISQISMNIWVLLALGVLFAMGNILGFVSIGGGNVGIVTALFRSQVFFALLFSFIFFKDKPKLETIIGSLILIFGVVLVKIGL
- a CDS encoding regulatory protein RecX, which encodes MKKIDSPLNYALYLLELRDRSIFEVRNKLKLKEFPENEIEETIQFLIQKKFLDDEKFAKNMVRSKSLSGEGKQKIKVRLIKAHISSGLIEDVLSNIDSDLEYKNALEIGQKILDRNKDTDRGRLYQKILGSLYRKGYDFDLAKKVFNELVSSD
- the def gene encoding peptide deformylase; its protein translation is MAVRETIQVGDPRLKAENKAVTDFGDPKTKQVIDDLIDSLRSKELLVGLSAPQIGENFKIFVTEPRETKFRTADQSDELRIYINPKIIKSSLEESIAYEGCGSFANAQIFGPVKRPKEITIEATGQNGKKFQLSCDGILARVIQHEYDHLNGIEFIEKITDYKKLTSAEFYIRDIKMSKAQTTASVITKKTVKYL